The following are from one region of the Stanieria cyanosphaera PCC 7437 genome:
- a CDS encoding alpha/beta hydrolase, with protein MPAPLRIKLNPPQEKTLAQLQKAISISDRNRNLTHLVKLNTQITKKKLLKVIFTGFLASLGISMALRPKPVLGAEQVSFSLPILGEFHVSVDSLELFAKEGKIANDLKLYTSRLDQHTLTQLRQALQKQFEVSPTTVYRMTTMPMGEKFLKDIGEVIYTHPERNGLYAIRSALILAAADSGSLNAIDVMRHFPTQEIQVNTKLIFSLIKETANFLSYNQTTVDAIASIANQEVFSQSHINFEQSPDLRQQGIYSVQKKTMTFEIKRLRQTQLGLSRAYSLDAEIYLPQDISQPTPLIVISHGFGSDPSHFDYLAEHLASHGYIVLIPEHIGSSSKYKEAFLRGELSVDVSPSEFYSRPQDVTHLLNAIEENSEFQGLINWQQVGILGHSFGGTTALLTSGATLNQARINQICQRNQPTLNTSMLLQCRASYLPPAEYNLKEPRIKAAVAVNPMTSSILGPEGIGKIDIPTMILAGSEDIITPFIEEQAHPFLWLTNKNKYLGVMVGGTHSSISDEKGIANLPTLLKGPRPDLGRSYLKALSLAFFEVYLRDRSNYQSYLTNAYSQTISNQELPLHLIKSLTPTELEQAYGNKPPTPPIPEPLVAISPRQEKNILAEIKRTKTLKVAMRSDAAPFGYIDGEQDVWTGYCADLADSLGKYLTKKLNLISEIEVIKLPSNLENRFELVQQEAVHLECGPNTIATDLKDISFSNPFFFSGSRLLVSNNNVAQVNLKKDLEEVAIGVLQNTTTAQFIQETYPQAEIIYFQEETGRSEGVKAATNGTIDAFFSDDILLRGELKQQNLVLENYQLVPKEPLTCNFYGLILPQEDLQWHNTVNIFIHEQAKQLQKKWLGQYFPQAVADLDYCLNKRKN; from the coding sequence ATGCCAGCACCATTAAGGATTAAACTCAATCCGCCACAAGAAAAAACTTTAGCTCAATTACAAAAAGCAATCTCCATTTCAGATCGTAATCGCAACCTAACGCATCTGGTTAAGTTAAATACTCAAATAACCAAAAAAAAACTATTAAAAGTAATTTTTACAGGTTTTCTAGCTAGTTTGGGAATATCTATGGCACTAAGACCCAAACCAGTTTTAGGAGCAGAACAAGTAAGTTTTTCACTTCCTATTTTAGGGGAATTTCATGTCTCAGTTGATTCTTTAGAATTGTTTGCCAAAGAAGGAAAAATTGCTAACGATCTTAAACTTTATACCAGTCGCCTAGACCAGCACACATTGACTCAATTGCGTCAGGCATTACAAAAACAGTTTGAGGTTAGTCCTACTACTGTTTATCGAATGACGACTATGCCGATGGGAGAGAAGTTTCTCAAGGATATAGGAGAAGTAATATATACTCACCCAGAAAGAAACGGTCTTTACGCGATTCGCTCCGCTCTTATTTTAGCAGCAGCAGACTCAGGAAGTTTAAATGCCATCGATGTCATGCGTCACTTCCCCACTCAAGAAATTCAAGTCAACACCAAATTGATTTTCTCGCTGATCAAAGAGACAGCCAACTTTTTATCTTATAATCAAACTACAGTAGACGCGATCGCATCAATAGCAAATCAAGAAGTTTTTTCTCAGTCACACATCAATTTTGAGCAGTCACCAGATTTACGTCAGCAAGGAATTTATTCAGTTCAGAAAAAAACAATGACCTTTGAGATTAAGAGGCTACGTCAAACTCAATTAGGTTTGTCTAGAGCTTATAGTCTCGATGCAGAGATTTATCTACCTCAAGATATTTCGCAACCAACTCCCCTAATCGTAATCTCTCATGGTTTTGGTTCAGACCCCTCTCATTTTGATTATTTGGCAGAACATTTAGCTTCTCATGGTTACATTGTCCTAATTCCCGAACACATTGGTAGTAGTAGTAAATACAAAGAAGCTTTTTTACGGGGAGAACTTAGTGTCGATGTTAGTCCCTCAGAATTTTATAGTCGTCCCCAAGATGTCACCCATCTCCTCAACGCCATAGAAGAGAATTCGGAGTTTCAGGGACTAATTAATTGGCAACAAGTGGGTATTCTTGGTCACTCGTTTGGTGGTACTACTGCTTTACTAACCTCTGGTGCAACTCTTAACCAAGCCAGAATTAATCAAATATGTCAACGAAATCAGCCCACTCTCAACACTTCAATGTTGCTACAATGTCGTGCTAGTTATTTGCCTCCAGCAGAATACAATCTCAAAGAGCCTCGCATCAAAGCAGCAGTAGCAGTTAATCCTATGACCAGTTCAATTTTAGGACCAGAAGGGATAGGAAAAATAGACATTCCAACCATGATTTTGGCAGGAAGTGAAGACATTATTACTCCTTTTATTGAAGAACAAGCTCATCCTTTTCTTTGGTTGACAAATAAAAATAAATATTTAGGTGTAATGGTTGGTGGCACTCATAGTTCTATTAGTGATGAAAAGGGAATTGCTAACTTGCCAACTCTATTGAAAGGACCTCGTCCTGATTTGGGTAGAAGCTATCTTAAAGCATTAAGTTTAGCTTTTTTTGAAGTTTATTTGCGCGATCGCAGCAATTACCAATCTTATCTCACTAATGCTTATAGCCAAACTATTAGTAATCAAGAATTACCTTTGCATTTGATTAAATCTTTGACTCCAACGGAACTAGAACAAGCCTACGGTAATAAACCTCCTACTCCGCCTATTCCCGAACCATTAGTTGCTATTTCCCCTCGTCAAGAAAAAAATATCTTAGCTGAAATTAAAAGAACTAAAACTCTCAAAGTAGCAATGAGAAGTGATGCTGCTCCTTTTGGGTATATAGATGGTGAACAAGACGTTTGGACAGGTTACTGTGCAGATCTTGCCGATTCTTTGGGCAAATATTTGACTAAAAAACTCAATCTTATTTCTGAAATTGAGGTAATCAAATTACCTTCTAATCTGGAAAATCGTTTTGAACTCGTTCAGCAAGAAGCAGTTCATTTGGAATGTGGTCCTAATACAATCGCGACAGATCTAAAAGATATTAGCTTTTCTAATCCCTTTTTTTTCAGTGGTAGTCGTTTGTTAGTGAGCAATAACAATGTAGCTCAAGTTAATTTAAAAAAAGATTTAGAAGAAGTTGCGATCGGAGTTCTCCAAAATACTACTACTGCCCAATTCATCCAAGAAACTTATCCCCAAGCAGAAATAATCTATTTTCAGGAAGAAACAGGCAGAAGCGAAGGAGTCAAAGCAGCTACCAATGGAACAATTGATGCTTTTTTCAGTGATGATATTTTGTTGAGGGGAGAACTTAAACAACAAAATTTAGTGCTAGAAAATTATCAGTTAGTACCAAAAGAACCCTTAACTTGTAATTTTTATGGATTGATTTTGCCTCAAGAAGATCTTCAATGGCACAATACAGTTAACATTTTTATCCATGAACAAGCTAAACAACTTCAAAAGAAGTGGTTAGGACAATACTTTCCTCAAGCAGTTGCTGATTTAGATTATTGTCTGAATAAACGAAAAAACTAG